From a region of the Helianthus annuus cultivar XRQ/B chromosome 5, HanXRQr2.0-SUNRISE, whole genome shotgun sequence genome:
- the LOC110940476 gene encoding NAC domain-containing protein 22, giving the protein MDSNYLELQLPGFRFHPTEEELLEFYLKKMVSGKNAHCDIIGYINIYLYDPWVLPGLSKIGEREWYFFVPRDRKHGSGGRPNRTTENGFWKATGSDRKIYGLSDPKKHLGLKKTLVFYKGRAPRGDKTDWVMNEYRLPDNYSFGKEIVLCKIYRKATSMKVLEQRAAMEEETKTLKVTPPLSPEETMSFHTQSDGVAPLMPPLAESCHMTSDNNEFHQDFLLFVDEKLKQESPPPHVVSVESSYMPSKNQDELHHDLFLMLDEEVKEEPDVLSDATSSNCDYDHNDNNNSNRANKVTGLRLPTEEKLHDLQLPKINMDWTQDSFWTQLCSPWLDNIMLTSPYANLLNL; this is encoded by the exons ATGGATTCAAATTACTTGGAGCTCCAATTGCCTGGTTTCCGCTTTCATCCTACCGAAGAAGAGTTGCTCGAGTTTTACCTCAAGAAAATGGTTTCTGGCAAGAATGCGCATTGTGATATCATCGGATATATCAACATTTACCTTTATGACCCATGGGTTTTGCCTG GACTGTCAAAGATTGGTGAAAGGGAGTGGTACTTTTTTGTGCCAAGAGATAGAAAGCATGGGAGTGGTGGGAGACCAAACCGGACCACCGAAAATGGTTTCTGGAAGGCAACCGGGTCAGATCGTAAGATATATGGGTTATCGGACCCGAAGAAGCATCTCGGACTCAAGAAGACTTTAGTCTTTTATAAAGGAAGGGCACCAAGAGGGGACAAAACGGATTGGGTCATGAATGAATATCGTTTACCAGATAATTATTCATTTGGCAAG GAAATAGTACTATGTAAGATATATAGGAAGGCAACTTCTATGAAGGTGCTAGAGCAAAGGGCTGCAATGGAAGAAGAAACCAAGACGCTAAAAGTCACCCCTCCTTTATCTCCCGAAGAAACCATGTCGTTCCACACACAATCTGATGGTGTTGCACCTCTCATGCCACCACTAGCGGAATCATGCCACATGACATCCGACAACAACGAATTCCATCAAGACTTTCTACTTTTCGTGGACGAGAAATTGAAACAAGAGTCTCCGCCACCACATGTAGTGTCGGTTGAATCATCCTATATGCCATCCAAAAACCAAGATGAGTTACATCATGACCTATTTCTTATGTTGGATGAAGAAGTGAAAGAAGAGCCAGATGTACTTAGTGATGCAACTAGCAGCAATTGTGACTATGACCACAACGACAACAACAATAGCAATCGTGCTAATAAAGTTACGGGTTTAAGATTACCAACAGAAGAAAAATTACACGATCTGCAATTGCCCAAAATAAACATGGATTGGACCCAAGACTCCTTTTGGACACAGTTATGCAGTCCATGGTTAGACAATATAATGTTGACGTCTCCTTATGCTAATCTCCTTAACCTCTAG